A part of Candidatus Eremiobacterota bacterium genomic DNA contains:
- a CDS encoding phenylacetate--CoA ligase, with protein sequence MIFQPEYETLERPALEALQLERLQALVERLRGANEIYRERLRGVAAPRSLEELAELPFSTKADMRDAYPLGLLAVSPERLARIHASSGTTGNPTIGAYTEEDIRIFNEVVARCFAAGGIQPGEMFQVAWGYGLFTGGLGGHGGCEALGACAIPASSGNTARQLQLLCDLPVVGIGCTPSYALVLAERLRAEKRTAKALKYAICGAEAWTREMRAELEELFGVTATNIYGLTEIIGPGVAQECLEKQGLHVQEDHFLAEIIDPETGRPLADGERGELVLTTLTREAMPVLRYRTRDLTSIVRETCACGRTTARIDWFTGRVDDMLVIRGVNVFPSAIEEVLLRFPELSPNYRIFVDRPPNGLDTLLVEVEHHSGAAIGDADAFARAVAKRLSETLLVSLQARVVTPGTIERIEAGKAKRVIDRRTS encoded by the coding sequence ATGATCTTCCAGCCCGAGTACGAGACGCTCGAACGGCCCGCGCTCGAGGCTCTCCAGCTCGAGCGGCTGCAGGCGCTGGTCGAACGGCTGCGCGGCGCGAACGAGATCTACCGCGAGCGCTTGCGCGGCGTCGCCGCGCCGCGTTCGCTCGAAGAGCTCGCGGAACTGCCCTTCAGCACCAAAGCCGACATGCGCGACGCCTACCCGCTCGGGCTGCTCGCAGTCTCGCCGGAGCGGCTCGCGAGGATTCACGCCTCGTCGGGAACGACCGGCAATCCCACCATCGGCGCGTACACCGAAGAAGATATCCGGATCTTCAACGAGGTCGTCGCGCGCTGTTTCGCGGCCGGCGGGATTCAGCCGGGCGAAATGTTTCAGGTCGCGTGGGGTTACGGCTTGTTCACCGGCGGGCTCGGCGGCCACGGCGGCTGCGAGGCGCTCGGCGCCTGCGCAATTCCCGCCTCCAGCGGGAACACGGCGCGGCAGCTGCAGCTGCTGTGCGATCTGCCGGTCGTCGGGATCGGCTGCACGCCTTCGTACGCGCTCGTCCTCGCCGAGCGGCTGCGCGCGGAGAAGCGCACGGCGAAAGCGCTGAAGTACGCGATCTGCGGCGCCGAAGCGTGGACGCGCGAGATGCGCGCGGAGCTGGAAGAGCTCTTCGGAGTGACCGCGACGAACATCTACGGGCTGACCGAGATCATCGGCCCGGGCGTCGCGCAAGAGTGCCTGGAAAAGCAAGGCCTGCACGTTCAGGAAGATCACTTCCTGGCCGAGATCATCGATCCGGAGACGGGCCGGCCGCTGGCCGACGGCGAGCGCGGCGAGCTGGTGCTGACCACGCTCACGCGCGAGGCGATGCCGGTGCTGCGCTACCGCACGCGCGACCTCACCTCGATCGTGCGCGAGACGTGCGCCTGCGGGCGAACGACCGCGCGCATCGACTGGTTCACCGGGCGGGTCGACGACATGCTGGTCATCCGCGGCGTCAACGTCTTTCCCTCGGCGATCGAAGAAGTGCTCCTGCGCTTCCCGGAGCTCTCGCCGAACTACCGCATCTTCGTCGACCGGCCGCCGAACGGGCTCGACACGCTGCTGGTCGAGGTGGAGCACCACTCCGGCGCGGCGATCGGCGACGCCGACGCGTTCGCGCGCGCGGTCGCGAAGCGGCTCTCGGAGACGCTGCTGGTCTCGCTGCAGGCGCGCGTCGTAACCCCGGGGACGATCGAGCGGATCGAAGCCGGCAAAGCGAAACGCGTCATCGACCGGAGAACGAGCTGA